The genomic window AGGAGGCGCCCAGCACCCTGCCGGACACGCTGCGTCAGGAGATCCTCGCGGCGGGCGTGCGCCTCGCCAAGCACGTGAACTACGCCGGGGCGGGCACGCTGGAATTCATCGTGGACCGCGACGGGAACTACTACTTCATGGAGATGAACACCCGCATCCAGGTGGAACACTGCGTCTCCGAGGAGATCTCCGGGCTGGACTTCGTGAAACTGCAACTGGAGATCGCCGCCGGGTACGGCCTGAACCTCCAGCAGGAGGACGTGGTGCTGCGCGGGCACGCCATCGAGTGCCGCCTGAACGCTGAGGATCCCGACAAGGACTTCCGCCCGGCCGCCGGGAAGATCGACGACGTGCACTTCGCCGGCGGCCCCGGCGTGCGCGTGGACAGCCATTGCTACACCGGCTACGTGATCCCCCCGCACTACGACAGCCTGATTGGCAAGCTGATCGTGCACCACGACACGCGCGAGCAGGCCATTGCCCGCATGAAGCGCGCGCTGGAAGAGACAGTCATCCAGGGCCCGAAAACAACCATTCCGCTGTACGTGAAGATCATGAACAACCCGTTCTACAAGCGCGGGGCCGTCATGACGAACTTCCTGAAAACCCGCATGGAGATGTAAGCAGCCGTGACGGACTCGCAGAGGCAGGCGCCTAGGGCTCACCCGGCGTCTGCCTCTGCGGCGTTGGCGGCGCGGGACGCCCTGCTGTCGCGCCTGTGTGGCCGACCGTGGCCGGAGGGTGTGCTGCTGGACGCGCTGAGCCTCTCCCCTGCCCTGGACGTGCTGGATGTGGGGGCCGGGGACGGCCGGCTGGTGCGGGAGCTGGCGCGGCGGGGGCATGCGGGCCGGGTGGTGGGGGTCGATCCCACGCCGGGGCCGGGCGTGCAGCCCGCGTCGGCAGAGGCGCTCCCCTTCCCGGACGCGAGTTTCGACGTGGTGCTGTTCGCGCGGGTCCTGGCGCACCTGCCCGATCAGGCACGGGCGCTGGCCGAGGCGCGGCGCGTGCTGCGGCCTGGCGGACAGATCTGGGGCGCCGCGCACGGCCCGGTGCACCTGCGGGCCACCTGGGCGGCCCTGGGCCAGTCCCTC from Deinococcus radiotolerans includes these protein-coding regions:
- a CDS encoding class I SAM-dependent methyltransferase produces the protein MLLDALSLSPALDVLDVGAGDGRLVRELARRGHAGRVVGVDPTPGPGVQPASAEALPFPDASFDVVLFARVLAHLPDQARALAEARRVLRPGGQIWGAAHGPVHLRATWAALGQSLAPGDTPPKPALTVTCPLTVTGDDARFLLGTYGQVADVPGHLFPIRDTAQLLVWSLIP